The Amphiura filiformis chromosome 1, Afil_fr2py, whole genome shotgun sequence nucleotide sequence tgtcaaagcaaaattatcttactctaaaaccttGGGGTACAACAatgtaccccactgcaagtatgttgtttttcaatttataactgctgaccgtctattttgaatggggctgtcagccttgtattttcgccagccttgTATTTCCGCCAGCCTCGAGCGTCACATGTTGCGTGTAATATGCAGCCTGGGTGTGGTAGCAAATTGGTCCCTACAACCATTTGAAAATTTGTAGCATGGCCAGTTGCCGTACTAAATTGGTCCCTGTGACCATTAGTAACAAACTCACTTTGTCATTTTGTAGTATGGTCAGGTGTGGTACCTATTTGGTCCTTATGACCATCAGTGACAAAATCAATTGATTAGTTTCATTAAATGGTCTGTGTGGTAACAAAATGGTCCCTATAACCATGAATGATGCCTTAGCTCTAGACGTCAGCACTTTGGTGCTGTGTTTGTCAATTTAGTATCTAATTCATTGCTCTGATGAAGTGACTTACAGTATAACGTTCAGTTTTGTCAAACTATGACCATCAGTGACAAACTCACTTTGTAATTTCCCTTATGGTCATATGTGGTACCAAATTGGTCCCTATGACCATCAGTGACAAACTCACTTTGTAATTTCCCTTATGGTCATATGTGGTACCAAATTGGTCCCTATGACCATCAGTGACAAACTCACTTTGTAATTTCCCTTATGGTCATATGTGGTACCAAATTGGTCCCTATGACCATCACTCAGTGACAAACTCACTTTGTAATTTCCCTTACGGTCATATGTGATATCAAATTGGTCGCTATGACCATCAGTGACAAAATCACTTTATAATTTCTTTAATGGTCGTGGTTCCAAATTGGTCCCTAATTGATCAAATTTATGATTCGGAACAATCTCTAAAAAAAAGTTTAAGCttacacatacatgtaccaacaaaCACTTTAATTTGAAAGCTGAAACACGCAGCTTTTAACTGAAgttattctctcggtcggggccacATCGCATCAATTCATACATTGGCTTGAAAACAAtttatcgcatatttttatttgtaGAGAGTTGAACCTGGCACAATAAAATAGTGTGATAGCTTATGATACACTCCAGAGAGAGTTCAGTGAATgctaatgttgttttcactccagtgctattgttAAGCTGGTTCAGCCGGATGTCCGACCAACagaatagaaaaattatttaatatgtgTACGTCATCGTGGAACATCCAACTATGCTTGTTACTCCGTGAATAATCGTGCTTatacacgagcgtacaacgctactctactgACTACGACtacgaggttatctgcgtacaacagaatgttccacaatgtacacaaattaaatatatTTTCTGTAGTGTATGTAATTGTAGCAGAGCATGAGAGTGTCACTCACTGTACTGTCAGCAATCAAAAAAGTCAGTCtaacaaaaattgtcaaattgtgAGCGCAGTATTTCGTAGGTTGGACCTTGTCCTTTCCAGTCGGGTAGTTAATGTAGCCTTTGATAGTTTGAAGCTTTGACTGAATTTGAGCAGACTGAATAGAATTTGAATAAGCTTTTCCAAATTTCTTCTTGATAAAATTTAGGATAAACAGAGCATGTGTGCATCTCGAATTTCTATTAGCTTGGGTAGTCTACTGGTCGTCTCTTACACAATATACCATTATTTTGCATGGTAGCCCATGAGAAAAACACACTTCACAGGAAGTAGTACCTGTAGCAGAGATGGCTATGACCATGGTCATAGGAGCCGATTTGGTCCCATAATATAGTTGAATCATCCAATGaaattctttgtttcacacggGTTTTGGTTGCTGTGTTTCCTATTTCGCGATCGCAAAGACAACACGAAGAATTTGTGAATCATTTACATTGTCTGTGTTTATGCGGAAATTGGAGGAATTTCATTTGCATAAGCCTTACTGAAACAACCATGGTAGGTTTTATACTGTTAGAATTGAAGTTTTTAATGTGAGTGATGGCTTGAATGAGGCTAAAGCCttaattttaaaataagtaagtaagtaagcttatCAATCAAATGTCAATATCATTCATCATGCATTGCATGGtgatgttcatcatgttcatgtcatgCAACTGAACTCATTAAATTACAGGTAAAATTAAAGTTAATATTTCATTACTTGTGTGGTCCAGGCCAGGCATgcaggtacgcgctggtgaattgtgaTCGCGTACAAGTGGTGGTCAAGGCTCCCCGCTGGACGCGAATTCTTGCATCCGGACGCATTTTTGTATTGCTGGACGCAATGCCAAACGTTtaacaaatttcatcaacccgttgcgtccagtcggacgcaagttgattcagcccaaaaatgagtgattatCATTATAAGCTTACCAACAGTCCAACttctaggtatgctaggtgaatttaaatttgccatcaaactgcatcattttatatatcaaatttaagcccttgagtaaacaaagccaaaactgaaaaccattttttcatagcactttccgtagcaaagttacatcttgtcaaagattgactttcatcaaaaagtttcagctagcaaaattccccaaaagcggcatttcggggtgtttctagatcttagtctcattatgatagcagcttgtttgaatggaaatgctatccaaatccctctaaaattttATGTTCGTGTGACATATCATCATTAaatatcatatatttgggtcaagtgaagtatagaaaacatatttatgtaggtttctttcttgggcacttgttttaaatttctatgtaaaaatgcattgacattgtcgtgaatttgactgactagcaaatgtgttaactaaggtttgcctgggttacctacaacttcatcatcataaaaatcgtGAAAATTACCTTGACTGGTCACTCCTAATTCTCCtaataaaagcttaattaatattcataaccaatggtagacatgtccacattgcttattatagagggcgacattcaatccaaaacgttgcgaccacagtagctcacagtcaatgtcTTAACTTATcatgcccagcgaggtcacgtcacactcggtgtgacgtgccctgaactccaAATAACTTTCTTAAgggacagacaaattgcaggaaagcgtgccaatttaagcttcctgtatcTATTGCACATccaggccgtgtaaaattaatattttggttctcgtccctccctcctcaatttctgggatttgtcagattttttttttttttttagattttcaatttttttagactttggaatgatttatgaaatcttcatacatataaataagtttattagagaacaagcatcacttccaagtcttttgtggtactctaggggtttatcctcagaatctcacatttgaaaaaaaaaaaaaaaaagggcctcatcgcttcctcaagcactgttggagaagaccgaaaactactgacaatgctaattttacattgaaaaaaaaaaaaaaaaaaacacctcctcctcatcaattcatgaaaatcctctggacgagaaccaaaacattaattttatacggcctaacgaagtcacaaacttacaaacttcaatatgcacttcaaatacagcagaccagctgttaattattaccgttCCTGCAGAATAACTTGcataatcgtccatttcatggaatcccgttgcttaGAATTGCAAAttccatttttatctgtcaaatgcgctgtggatgtgcgCAGAGATTTTATGATGTGCTTCactaaatcacaggtgtgaaactgacttaaTACCACTCTCTCGCTTTCGCAGGCAAGCGAAGCCTCCACCTCGTGGCGCTGGGGTACCGTATGACGTTATCATGGACTGTGCAAAATTTCCGACGGCCGGGCGCcatataacccgttttgtgattggttgcaaaaaccatttattgcaatcgtaagccaatcaatgaacgcgacggccttaATTAATGTGACCCCCATGTGACCcaccagtaaagtacgtctaacctgattggtttacaaaactactttgataattgctatttgctaagccagtcagcgtgttCGATGTTTAACAACCTTGTAGAGGTTTTCGCGAGgcgaattcttcttcttcttcttcttccttataagtgcctccctcatatgtatgagtattatcgcactgcgtacagacaagctgtacttattttttactctggaacctagagtagatgagtgtatttttgaagtacagtcaacatgaccgggatgatcccctgctcttttcgaatagcctgtggcgttctttaacgtgcacactacattaatgtgagaaaatatgcatgtacatcggaccgacagcttaaagtgccctccgaagcactaagcaagtagagtgaagtgtcttgctcaaggacacaaagagccggacctgggattcgaacccttgacccttgggttcacagtcctatgccttaaccgctaggccacgctctcctcacgtggtgatccagcgattgagtataaattcagcgtgACAACTGCACTTGCAGGTGCAATTataatacatggacacaatcagtgacatttacacaatgaaatcttactataaataggggaatgttgtatgtatctatctatgtatctatgtatgcacataaaggctccgtcagtttcgatccaaatgtcaccaaattcatacgggagatcgaggaatatacggagaCGGTAaagcgaaaatttggttgaaaacggtcaagaattggcctcaaaatcagtgaaaatgtggtccgttgctatactaggtaaacaaaaaaggagtcagttactaagctagccctgcgcgtcgcacgggcgtatctaatgccaagccgctcgcgtagcgcagcgataccgcgcgggtgacgcagcactacgccatggcacgcgtaaacgacgcagaaaCACGTAATGAACGATATTAACTAGTGTTGGCCGATaccgatctgtgaatcggagatcggtgccgatatggactgcatcggccttgaatctgaatcggcagatgagctatcagctgccgatctagctaccgatctctgaacttgacagtaataaaagtacacaacaattctttaagcttaccattactttcttatgtaacattactactatttaatgccaatatatttccaaaaacgttgttaccaccgcaagaatcatgtcgtttcatactgtattttatgtatgtatccaccctttgatagaccgaattaaaatgtaaacaaacaatcaagGTCAAATTTATTCAACAGTGAAAGCATGCAGCGATGATGTAATGACGTGTGCAGGGGACTCCATAAGTGGTTCGCCTCTACATTCCATTGTCCATTGTAtaataaaaccacaaaatattatccactcagtgacaacactcccgactgtacagtgcgtccctgggaaaaatttgtaaacactttaacAGTCGACATACGCGTGAAGTCCCTAAGCCCTTCAATGTCGGGTTTCCCAAGGTGAATTTGAgggcatgttatttttagaatcgcGCACATTCTCGCTATTCCTCCTCACACgacgatttcatctcttaatctccgaacacgtgaattctttctgtaaacaactctgcacaaccaatcaggatgggaattccgtggtattccccaatacgtcatatgcataaattattataatatcgatgGAGCTGATTTAGCTGCAGGGTCATCGAATCAATTCGCGCAGTGATTCGCCTAACTTATAAACAcgcaaatcaaagttgattcatggagaagaaagaagaataaaacaatcaagagaaatggattaatgattaaacttccgacaatcggaggcactgagtgagtaacgcTGGGACTGTATATTTGATTTGATCAGCATCAGTAAAAAAATGTTGTTAGAAATTCAATTAACAATTTATTTAATCGTGAATGAATGTACTGTCTTAATATTCTGAATTCaaacaaagtaaaataaatattgaagtttgaacacattaaaaaattaaaatgtaaataaagaTAACACGCTTCTGTATAGAATGTTTTGTTTACAATAACCACAACATTCCTTGGCTGAATAACATTTTATCATGACCCAATTCCCAGGTCAACTATGGTCCAAGTTGTGTCCCCTTTTGTTTATGATTCGCGCTGTCTTCTGTgtagagtgtttgtttacaaTCGTGACCCAATTCTCAGGTTAATTACGGTCCAAGTTGTGCCCCCTTTTGTTTATGATTTGCCGCTGTCTGCACTCATGTCGCGTGTTTGGGCGGTCGGTGCCAAAGTTGAGCTCATGATTGCGACCGGACCACGTGCTCATCCTGCTTCGACCGCATCAAACAAGTTCATGCACATGCGCAACAGCTAGCTTGACGAAAAAAAAAGCATGATGCACGCTACTTCGGcatttaaaagaaatataaattcacACAGAAAATCAACAGACACGGAAAGTTTTtggaattaatttttattggaaaacgcaAATGTCAAGCTTTCAACTGGATTATTTTGAGATGGGTTTCTGGAAATAGACAGAATGTTACGTTTTATCTACCAGCTTCAGATGGAACCGTTTTAAAGCATGATGATGAGGCAAGAATGTAagctcttttttttaaatacgtgGTGATCTAAACTTGTCGGCAAAAAACTTAATTTTCCGCTTTTGAAAATTAGTCATGTTTATTTTAGGCACGGATCGCCACGCATTCGGTATTTTCACACGTGTTTTCACGGTTTTGGTTGGAATTTGTGACATCACGGAAATCACGTTTTTGTCAAATGACCTCACGGATTTTGCCTTAAAAATCACGGGTTTTACCGGGCCTAgacttggggtgtaaaatggtattttatttgggttgatattgacatgaaaaacctctaaaacggtcatcatattacatagttacaggtttgggaattaagctttgaccgttaacattactggggcccgacttgaatgaacttgtactggttgtagaataacatttaaggaatcgagatcggatcggcccgatctgctaattttcaaatcggagatcggcagatccgatcttgggttggatcggccaacactaatattaacgaccgtagcgtaataaatacgggaaaaagatgtgtgttaaaaagtacaaacaacatgaagaggtaggcctactataaataaaaaagaaaacaaaatgaggacaaacaggctgtacgagtatgtgggttatagttagtcacaaaatgaaaacggaaataaaataggctaaagaaggaaaaaaagacactcttcaggaaatgtaagaaaaaaagctataataagatcaggaaatttaaataaaaaggctattaaactgaggacagaattaaataaataacatgaaaatggtaaatcacaagctatgcagcgaataaaaaaagaagctaaaagggaaatgtaagaaaggacagatttataAAATAACAGGAAcggattgaataaataaaaacacatggtcaacggaaaatcgcaagcttagcggcagaattttttttaaatggcacaaaattggcccatgtagaagaaactaaaaagaaagaaagaagttcaaatggaaacgtaggcttaaggagggtcaggttcagataaataaaaatgattctacctgttcagtaattcctcctgttttagtgaacgctctccCATTTACTcccctagcggggacccgcgcgtagcgcgggtgtcccgctagtaatgaattatttatgacatgcatgggctggattttacgatcaaggtaaggttttcggcctgtccctgcgtgaatatccttagttttcagcatgAAAGATACTtacgatgaccagttttttgcggacactttgataacaggtaacttttataggtcatagggtagaaacaatagttgtacaattgtacaacatatacttagggattcaatcatgtttcaccgttgttcatcaccgattaacaacgatgcgtcagcgtcgtctgagtggtttatttgcgagggcagctttagctgcccgagcggcAAACCACGCAAACGCTgctggacgcgagttgttaatcggtgatgaacaacgtgaaacatgattgaatcctttcaacaacgaaaagaagctaaaaatcgtataattcacgattattttatgaggaatgtcagttcatcattgccactcagccttacaaaaacttcgatgatttctcttttgatatcagcaataaaactacagaataaacggcaatgtttagccgcttcctgGTAAATACTGAaatcaacttgtaagctggcatacgcacaaaggttccaggcatgacgaattttacggcgCTCTCGCAGTAACGCCGTAGTCTCGCTTTCGCGTTGGcagtatacgctacagtaaaagtgttggttcatcacggattaacaacggttggctcctgtacaaaggtataggaagagttgttgaaattttgttaatatctggcctaaaatgtttacaaaaaatatattggtccacacgttgtgcatgtattcagttgttcgacgtataggcttaactggtcgcatgtcacaaataggtcacccaaaaatggagcagccgtaacatgaaaacgctttcttcacacttcaagttaggtttattctaaaagtaatacctattgtagaaagtttgtgtcattttgtagataattatgttctttttcaaTAATATCATTGCtacatatataaaaaaatatatgaaaaaaaaaaaaaaaataagtgcaAATTTTGCACTCAACTTTTGACTTGATCCCTGGTGATACTGTACTCCGGGTACCCGCCCGTAAATTACATAAGGTACCCGGCACAAATAACTTGAAAATCACAACCCTACATTTAACTCAGGGCTATCTAgatcagggttcgcaggtttttgccgcaggtggaaaaaaacgtggttttaaccgcggttttaaccacttggcaaaaacggtttttgccagtttttgccggcaaaaactaaaaaagtgatttatagttcagttttttcatctcaaaacaaattattaagttacaaaaataagttcccgagtgtaacaaggccagattttgtaattataagcaatatattaagaaattaaaagcatgcgttttcattgctcaagtgcatttaaccgaaatgtagcatgtatcaatttcaaaactttttcatttcaaggacttgatgagacaaaacatattttgaatgattcgttaaaagttgtgtgttactgtttatgagctttctgtgtcactttttaatatttgagtgactatatgtgagtttttgccatttttgccggtttaaaccaggcaaaaactggcaaaaacagcttaccaggtttttgccactttaccgcaaaaaccgaaccctgatcTAGATGTAGTGTTCCAAACAGGGTCAGCCTGTTGTTTAGAATAAAAAATTATTCAATTGATTCttgatgttgttttttttgtcCTCATCTGTCGCATGCATTGTTACTTTTCGCTTAACATAATTCATTCATTTGTCATAACTGTTTTACAACTTTACTTTTCATGCAGGATGTATTTCTAATGATAAGAAGACAAAAGACCACCATCTTCACAGATGCAAAAGAGTCCAGCACTGTGTACGAGCTCAAAAAGATCATAGAAGGGATAACCAAGAAATCACCAGAAGAGCAACAACTTTTCAAAGATGGCGAGATTTTAGAAAACACCAAGACGTTAGGAGATTGTGGGCTGAGTGCAAATGTAGCCAAAGCCCAGGCTCCAGCATCACTAGGTTTATCCTTCAGAGTAAATGGTAAGAATGCTAAGAATGGGACATGTTTTAAGAAGCTTGAAACTCGTAATAAACTCAAGAACTTAATAGAGCCCAGTATCAAATTATGAGCTGAATCAATTTATAAGGCTATATGATTTTCTAGGACTTCATGTGTGTTAAATTTGTTATATTATATGAATATAATAAATTTTTACCATGATGATGAAGTGCAGCAGGTTAGATAACAAACATTTTTGTACAGTTATCATAATTGTGGAGTGTGGACTACATGAAAATTCTGAAATGTGCACTAGTTAAATTACAAAGTATATAAATTAATCAAAGCAAAAGACAACTACAGAATTACCGTTTActcatggtttttttttaattgtttttcctTTCCAGTGGATACTGATGAATTTGAGCCATTGGAAATGACACCTTACTCTAATCCTCCAGAGTTGCCAGATGTAATGAAGCCAACAGATTCTAGCACAACAAATACAGTAGAACAGCCAGTGTCATAGAACTGATTTACAACCAACAAGATAACAACACCATTAAGAGGGTGTAGCCatattaatttaaaacaaaagggacATATTTATCAGTAGAAGAGCACCCAGAACCGCTTGTTCTTTCCAGTTGCCCTGTTTGCAGGGATGTCCA carries:
- the LOC140159068 gene encoding elongin-B-like; this translates as MDVFLMIRRQKTTIFTDAKESSTVYELKKIIEGITKKSPEEQQLFKDGEILENTKTLGDCGLSANVAKAQAPASLGLSFRVNVDTDEFEPLEMTPYSNPPELPDVMKPTDSSTTNTVEQPVS